Proteins co-encoded in one Cervus canadensis isolate Bull #8, Minnesota chromosome 15, ASM1932006v1, whole genome shotgun sequence genomic window:
- the LYPD6B gene encoding ly6/PLAUR domain-containing protein 6B — MLLLCHALTVAVVQTFIFSENRVFAKNINFYNVRPPLDPTPFPNSFKCFTCENAGDNYNCNRWAEDKWCPQNTQYCLTVHHFTSHGRSTSITKKCASRSECHFVGCHHSRDSEHTECRSCCEGMICNVELPTNHTNAVFAVMHAQRTSGSGAPALYLPVLAWAFVLPLI; from the exons ATGCTGCTCCTCTGCCATGCCCTCACTGTAGCTGTGGTCCAGACCTTTATCTTCTCCGAAAACCGGGTGTTTGCCAAGAACATCAACTTCTATAACGTGCGGCCTCCTCTTGATC ctacacCATTTCCAAACAGCTTCAAGTGTTTTACCTGTGAAAATGCAGGGGATAATTATAACTGCAATCGATGGGCAGAAGATAAATGGTGCCCGCAAA ATACACAGTACTGTTTAACAGTACATCACTTTACCAGTCATGGAAGAAGTACATCCATCACCAAAAAGTGTGCCTCCAGAAGTGAATGTCATTTTGTTGGCTGCCACCACAGCCGAGATTCTGAACACACG GAGTGTAGGTCTTGCTGTGAGGGGATGATCTGCAATGTTGAGCTACCCACTAACCACACGAATGCGGTCTTCGCTGTGATGCATGCTCAGAGGACGTCTGGCAGCGGTGCCCCTGCGCTCTACCTACCGGTGCTGGCCTGGGCCTTCGTGCTGCCGTTGATATAA